In Candidatus Eisenbacteria bacterium, one genomic interval encodes:
- a CDS encoding LA2681 family HEPN domain-containing protein, translated as MQARAFTNLGNALNRANRWVEAYDSYLKALELDRTNAVASTGAAKVLLRSIDRGIGKKEDLQAAASKHLKESRIHEARLRELTGEQAYQHLRKILDLDLDVPERQSKSVSEYERFVAKNRLALAPTIEGLDVSPKRWDALRIHSLIEPADKGGGIPPLFAMFNVLKGEYLLARRMAFDADNCEINDSGSYSDTLDYAVYGVRPSMLISAQRMCMDILDKIAIAVTEYLGLKDHKRSISFRNRWFSRKSGKSKERIWHADIRESLMRGNLVVVAMAEMALDLSGEGFLFEKKLFRDAGTHGYTVLHDLGADPSRPSDYVEHCSLVSFSHVMIDSLRLARAAIIYFVELVALEERLKRNGTKTVALDVPDYHWIRGEDCG; from the coding sequence ATGCAGGCCAGAGCATTCACGAATCTCGGGAATGCCCTGAATAGGGCAAACCGCTGGGTGGAGGCATACGACAGCTACCTGAAGGCATTGGAACTGGACAGAACTAATGCTGTTGCGTCCACGGGGGCAGCAAAAGTGTTGTTGCGATCGATTGATAGAGGAATTGGCAAGAAAGAGGATCTCCAAGCTGCTGCCTCAAAGCATCTGAAGGAATCCCGCATCCACGAGGCACGTTTGCGTGAGTTGACTGGTGAGCAGGCTTATCAGCACCTGAGGAAAATCCTTGATCTCGATCTCGACGTACCAGAACGACAATCGAAGAGCGTTTCAGAGTATGAACGGTTCGTTGCGAAGAATCGCCTGGCCCTGGCTCCAACCATCGAAGGCTTGGATGTGTCACCAAAGAGATGGGACGCACTCAGGATTCATTCGTTGATAGAACCGGCAGACAAGGGAGGTGGTATCCCTCCTCTATTTGCCATGTTCAATGTTCTCAAAGGAGAGTACTTGCTGGCGCGCCGAATGGCCTTTGATGCTGACAACTGCGAGATAAACGATAGCGGCTCGTATTCGGACACTCTCGACTATGCTGTCTACGGTGTCCGCCCGTCCATGCTTATCTCGGCTCAGCGAATGTGTATGGACATCCTTGATAAGATTGCAATCGCAGTAACTGAGTACTTGGGGTTGAAGGATCACAAACGATCCATTTCATTCCGAAACAGATGGTTTTCCAGAAAATCTGGCAAGAGCAAGGAGCGAATATGGCACGCGGACATTCGAGAAAGCCTAATGCGCGGAAATTTGGTAGTCGTGGCTATGGCAGAGATGGCTCTTGACCTTAGTGGCGAGGGCTTTCTCTTTGAGAAGAAGCTATTTCGCGATGCGGGTACTCATGGATATACGGTGCTTCACGACCTGGGGGCTGATCCTAGTCGTCCTTCCGATTATGTAGAGCATTGCTCCCTTGTTTCTTTCAGCCACGTCATGATAGATAGTCTTCGGCTCGCGCGAGCCGCAATCATCTATTTTGTTGAACTTGTTGCACTTGAGGAACGCCTGAAGAGGAACGGAACGAAGACGGTTGCCCTTGATGTACCAGATTACCACTGGATTCGTGGAGAGGACTGTGGCTGA